CACACGGCCCTCGAGGCATGGCGCGAGCCGCGCACCTACCTGCTGGGCGTCGTGATGCTCGGCATGTCGTTCGCCGAGGGCGGCGCCAACGACTGGATCGCGCTCGGCACCGAGCAGGGCCACGGCTTCGCCGAGGGCACCGGGGCCGTCTCGCTCGCGGTGTTCTCGGTGGGCATGACCGTGGTGCGCCTCTTCGGCGGACCGCTCGTCGACCGTTTCGGCCGCGTGCTGGTGCTGCGCATCCTCGCGGTGGCCGCGGCCTCCGGCATCCTTCTCTTCATCCTCGCGCCGAGCTTCCCGCTCGTGCTGGTGGGTGCCGCGCTCTGGGGCATCGGCGCCTCGCTCGGGTTCCCGCTGGGCATGTCGGCGGCAGCCGACGATCCTGCCAAGGCGGCGGCCCGGGTGAGTGCGGCGGCGACGATCGGCTACGTCGCGTTCCTCGGCGGCCCTCCGGTGCTGGGCGTCATCAGCGAGCACATCGGACTGCTCAACACGCTCTTCATCCTCGTCGGGCTGGTCGTGGCGTCCGGACTGTTCTCGGGAGCCGCCCGTCCCCTGCGCGACGAGGAGAAGACCGCCGTCCCGGCACGGGAGAGCTGAGTCTCACGCGTCGCGGCGACGGACGAGCGCCGCCGCGTGGGAGCGACTGCGCGCACCGAGCTTGGCCAGCACGTTCGACACGTGCGTCTTCACCGTGGGCACCGAGATGTGCAGGCGCTCGGCGAGCTGGGCGTTCGACCACCCCTGCAGGATGCCCTCGAGGATCTCCTGCTCGCGCGCCGTCAGCTCCGGCCGATCGCCCGGCTCCGTTCTCGGCGCGGTCGGTGTCGCGGCGCTCCGCGCGACGGCGGCGAGCGCCCTGCGGGTCACACGAGGATCCAGGGCGCCCTCCCCGGCGGCCACCGCACGCACCGCCGCGGCGAGCGCCGGAGCGTCGACCGTCTTCAGCAGGAAGCCCACGGCACCGGCGCTGATCGCACCGAGCACGAGATCGTCCTCATCGAAGCTCGTCAGCACCAGCACGTCACCGAGGCCCCGCTCGACGATCTCCCGAGTGGCGGAGATCCCGTCCCGACCCGGCATCCGCAGGTCCATCAGCACCACATCCGGTCGCAACGCCGCCGCGTTCCGCACCGCGACGTCTCCGTCCGCCGCCTCTCCGACGACGGAGATGCCGTGCGCCTCCAGCATGATGCGCAGACCCGTCCGGATCGCACCGTGGTCGTCGGCCAGAAGCACCGTGGGCGCGTTCACGGGCGCACCTCGACCGGGATGCGGGCGGCGACCGACCATCCGTCGGACTCGGGGCCGGCGGCGAAGACGCCGCCCAGCGCTTCCACCCGCTCGCGGAGCATCTGCAGTCCCCATCCCTGGCCGCCGTGCGTGGCCGCGGCGTGGGCGACTCCGCCGCGCGACCGCACGAGCACTCGCACATCGGTGTCCACGACCTCGATCGCGACGTCCACGTCCGCTCCGCTCGCATGTCGGATGCCGTTGGCCAGGGCCTCTCTCACGACCCGCACGACGGCCTGCTCGGCGGCGCCTCCCACGCCCTCGACGTCCGTCGCAGAGAAGCGGATGCCGAGACCCGCGCGCCTCGCCTCGTCGACGATGCCCTCGAGGTCGGTCCATCCGGGAGTGGAGGAGAACGCGCCGTCGCCCCGGCGGAGCACCGAGATCATCGAGCGCAGCGCGCCATGAGCGTCGAGACCGGCGTCGCGCACGGCCTGCAGCGCATCGCGGTCGGTGACCGGATCCGGAGCGGTCGCCAGCGCGGCCTCGGCGCGGATGGCCATCGCCATCACATGACCGGCGACGACGTCGTGCAGCTCCCTCGCCATGGTCTCGCGTTCGCGCTGCACGGCCTCCGCCTGCTCCCGTTCGGCGACGGCGGCCGCATCATCGGCGCGCTGCCGATGGAGCTCCGCGAGCTCGTTCGCCTGCGAGACCGCGACCGCCCACCAGTAGTCGGTGCCGACGAAGGCGCCGAACTGCACCGCCACCAGGAAGGCCACCGGGACGGAGGCGTCCGACAGGGCCAGCGCGCCGAAGAACATCGTGACCACCGCGACCGCACTGGCGATGAGCAGTCGGGTACGCATGCGGGGTGAGGCGACGAAGGCCGCGGTCCACAGCACGTCGAGCAGGATGATCACGGGCCCGAGCCCGCCGATCGTCAGCAGGTCGACCGTGAACAGGACGGCCGCCGCGACCAGCGAGAGGATCGGGAAGCGCCGCTTCAGGAGGACGGCGATGCAGCCCGGAAGGGCCGTCGCCAGCGTCCACCACGGCGAGACGTCGGCGTCGAGGAGCGAGAAGATGCTCCAGACGCCGCTGAAGCCGAGCGCGGCACTCAGCACGCAGAACAGTCCGATGAGGACCGCATCGATCAGGGGGCGGCGCGCTCGGGACCAGGTGCGGATCCGCTCCGCCGTCGCCTCCTGCATGGTCTTCATGCAACCACGACGGCGCCGACGGCGCATCCGACGAAGGGATGAGGCCGGACGGGCGGAACGGGACTTTCGCCCGATCCGTCGTGCGCGCCTGTCGTCGAGCGTGGAGGCATGGAACTGTTCGGCGGACTCCCGCTTCCCCTCTCCCTGGCCCTCCTGGCACTGATCGACGGCCTCAGCGTCGGGACCCTGCTCATCCCGGTGTTCCTCCTGCTCAATCCGGGCCGTGTCCGGGCGGGACGCATCCTCCTCTACCTGGCGACGATCGCGGCGTTCTACCTCGTGGTCGGACTCCTCTTCCTGTGGGGCCTCGTGAATCTGGTCGATGTGGCCGCGGACTTCCTCGCGTCGCCCGCGGGGCTGATCACGCGCCTGGTCGTGGGGGCCGCGCTGCTCATCACCGCGTTCGTGATGCCCACCGGCACGAAGGTCGAGACACGATCGGCATCGGCCGTCATATCAGCCCCGGCGTCGGGGAGCGTCGCTCCGCGGATCTCCCCGTGGACCGGCATGCCCGTCCGCGACGCGGAGGCCGAGGATCGGCCGGCGCCGCAGCCGGGTCGGATCACCCGCTGGCGCGAGCGCCTGCTCGACCCTCGCACCCGCGGCACCGCGGTGATGGCGGTCGCGGTCGCCGCCGGTCTTGTCGAGGTCGCGACGATGCTCCCCTACATCGTCGCGATGACCATGCTGGCGGATGCCGGCGTCGGCACGCCGCTTCGGGTGCTGTCGCTCGTCGGCTACTGCGCACTGATGGTCCTCCCGGCCGTCGTGCTGCTCATCCTCCGACTTGTCGCCGCTCCGCTGGTGCAGCGGCCGCTCGAACGGTTCGCCGCCTGGATGGAGCGCACCGGCGCAGAGAACACCGCGTGGATCATCGGCATCATCGGCTTCCTCATCGCGCGCTCCGCAGCCACCGAGCTCGGGATCTTCGACGCCCTGTCCCGGCTCGGCGGCTGAACCTCCCGCGCGCCGCATCGACGCACGTCGGCCGGGTCGGATGCCGTTAGGCTCGACGGGTGCGTCTCGTCATCGCCCGCTGCTCGGTCGACTACACCGGTCGGCTCAATGCC
This genomic interval from Microbacterium sp. LWH11-1.2 contains the following:
- a CDS encoding response regulator transcription factor, with the translated sequence MNAPTVLLADDHGAIRTGLRIMLEAHGISVVGEAADGDVAVRNAAALRPDVVLMDLRMPGRDGISATREIVERGLGDVLVLTSFDEDDLVLGAISAGAVGFLLKTVDAPALAAAVRAVAAGEGALDPRVTRRALAAVARSAATPTAPRTEPGDRPELTAREQEILEGILQGWSNAQLAERLHISVPTVKTHVSNVLAKLGARSRSHAAALVRRRDA
- a CDS encoding histidine kinase — translated: MKTMQEATAERIRTWSRARRPLIDAVLIGLFCVLSAALGFSGVWSIFSLLDADVSPWWTLATALPGCIAVLLKRRFPILSLVAAAVLFTVDLLTIGGLGPVIILLDVLWTAAFVASPRMRTRLLIASAVAVVTMFFGALALSDASVPVAFLVAVQFGAFVGTDYWWAVAVSQANELAELHRQRADDAAAVAEREQAEAVQRERETMARELHDVVAGHVMAMAIRAEAALATAPDPVTDRDALQAVRDAGLDAHGALRSMISVLRRGDGAFSSTPGWTDLEGIVDEARRAGLGIRFSATDVEGVGGAAEQAVVRVVREALANGIRHASGADVDVAIEVVDTDVRVLVRSRGGVAHAAATHGGQGWGLQMLRERVEALGGVFAAGPESDGWSVAARIPVEVRP
- a CDS encoding GAP family protein → MELFGGLPLPLSLALLALIDGLSVGTLLIPVFLLLNPGRVRAGRILLYLATIAAFYLVVGLLFLWGLVNLVDVAADFLASPAGLITRLVVGAALLITAFVMPTGTKVETRSASAVISAPASGSVAPRISPWTGMPVRDAEAEDRPAPQPGRITRWRERLLDPRTRGTAVMAVAVAAGLVEVATMLPYIVAMTMLADAGVGTPLRVLSLVGYCALMVLPAVVLLILRLVAAPLVQRPLERFAAWMERTGAENTAWIIGIIGFLIARSAATELGIFDALSRLGG